TATTGCCTGCATACTCGGGCTGTAATTCAAAGAAATCGCCTGCATCGACAACTTTGTGGATCAACTCTTTCATGTCATAGGGCTGGTTTGGGTTGCTCGGCACCAGCGTATCCAGTGACATCTCGATGCGGTCGACTGGGTCGTCGGCGTTACGCCTCGGGCACTCACTGCGGTTGTTCAGGGGCAGAAAATCTACAAAGCGCCTCAATGACAATAATGCCTCGACATCGTTTTCAAAGGCGCCATCTGCGACTCCCGACCGGGTGGAATGCGTGTTTGCGCCACCAAGTTCCTCATGGGTGACTGTCTCGTGCGTCACAGTTTTGACTACCTCCGGGCCGGTCACATACATATACGAAGTATCCTTCACCATGAAAATAAAATCTGTTATTGCCGGCGAATAAACGGCACCGCCTGCACACGGACCCATGATCATCGAGATTTGGGGGATCACTCCCGAGGCCAGCACATTACGCTGAAACACTTCGGCATAACCGGCGAGCGAATCGACACCCTCCTGGATACGAGCACCGCCGGAATCGTTAAGACCGATGACTGGCGCGCCAACTTTCATTGCGTGGTCCATGATCTTGCAGATCTTTCCCGCATGTGCTTCTGACAACGAACCACCAAACACCGTAAAGTCCTGACTAAAAACAAAGACCGTTCGACCATTAATAGTCCCGTATCCGGTGACGACGCCGTCGCCAGGTACAACCTTGTCGGCCATACCAAAATCAGTTGAGCGGTGCTCGACAAAAATATCCCATTCTTCAAAACTGTCCTGGTCCAGCAGTACATCGACACGCTCACGGGCGGTCAGCTTCCCCCGTGCGTGTTGCGCATCAATACGTTCCTGACCACCACCCAGTTTGGCGGCTTCCCGCCGGCGTTCGAGTTCTTCAATGATTTCCTGCATGGCCCGTCCTCCCGTCAGCGCTGACGCTGCCCCAGTAGATCAACAATACCCTGAGCAGCGGTTGGGATGTGGGTGCCAGGGCCGTAAATAGCCGCCACACCCAACTTATACATCTCAGCATGATCCTGCGGCGGAATCACACCACCCAGGACCACGATGATGTCTGATGCACTTTGACGCTCAAGTTCTGCCATAACCTCGGGTATCAATGTCCGGTGTGCAGCTGCCTGCGAGGATACACCGATGACGTGGACATCATTTTCAACCGCCTGACGTACCGCATCAGCGGGTGTCTGAAACAATGGGCCAATATCAACATCGAAACCCAGATCGGCAAACGCCGTGGCAATCACCCTGGCCCCGCGATCATGTCCATCCTGACCCAGTTTTGCCACCAGTAGCCGGGGCTGCCGACCGACACGATCAGCAAATGAGCGAACTGCTGCCTGGGCACTACTGAAACTCTCGTCGTCTTGCACAGCCGCGCCGTAAATGCCCGAAATGGTCATCGTCTCTGCACGATGCCGGCCGAATACGTTCTCCAGGGCGGTAGAGATCTCACCTACCGTTGCTCGCGCCCTGACCGCATCCATCGCACAGGCCAGGAGATTTTTATTTTGCCCATCATCGCCTGCTGCATGTTCGAGTACCTGTAACGCTTCCTGGCAGCGAGCTTCATCACGAGAGATACGAACGCTTTCCAGACGCCGTAACTGTGCGTCACGAACCGCCATGTTGTCCACACTGAGAATTTCCACCGCCTCTTCCTCGTCAGGCTGGTATCGGTTTACCCCAACAACGACCTCCTCGCCCTGATCAATTCTTGCCTGCCGGCGGGCGGCGGCTTCCAAGATCCTAAGCTTGGGCAGGCCTGCACTGACGGCCTCAGTCATTCCACCGAGTTCCTCGACTTCATCGATCAGCTTGCGGGCCTCATGCACCAGGGAACTGGTCAGGCTCTCAACATAATAAGAGCCGCCAAGAGGATCGATTACGTCCGTGACGCCAGTCTCTTCTCGCAGTACAAGCTGTGTGTTGCGGGCTATTCGCGCCGCAAAATCTGTAGGCAATGCCAGTGCTTCATCAAAACTGTTCGTGTGCAGTGACTGCGTACCGCCCAACACACCAGCCAGTGCTTCAATCGTGGTGCGTATGATGTTGTTGTATGGATCCTGGCTGGTGAGACTCACGCCCGAAGTCTGACAATGCGTCCGCAGCATCAGTGAACGGGGGTCTTTTGGCGAAAAATGTTCGTTGACCAATTCCGACCATAACTGCCTGGCCGCACGAAGTTTGGCGACCTCCATAAAAAAGTTCATCCCGATGCAGAAAAAGAAAGACAGCCGTGGAGCAAAATCATCGATCTCAAGGCCACTCGCAAGCGCGGCGCGCACATACTCGATGCCGTCGGCCAGGGTATACGCCAATTCCTGAACACAGGTCCCCCCCGCTTCCTGCATGTGGTACCCCGAAATAGAAACCGGGTTAAATCGTGGCATATTCTGCGCCGTAAAACCGATGATGTCCGCCACGATCCGCATCGATGGCCTGGGCGGATAAATGTAGGTGTTACGAACCATGAACTCTTTCAGAATATCGTTCTGTATCGTTCCAGAGAGCGTGGCAAGATCACAGCCCTGCTCCTGGGCTGCGACAGCATACATGGCCAGAACAGGCAGTACCGCGCCGTTCATCGTCATCGATACCGATATATCCCCCAGCGGTATCTGATCA
This window of the Gammaproteobacteria bacterium genome carries:
- a CDS encoding acyl-CoA carboxylase subunit beta, which gives rise to MQEIIEELERRREAAKLGGGQERIDAQHARGKLTARERVDVLLDQDSFEEWDIFVEHRSTDFGMADKVVPGDGVVTGYGTINGRTVFVFSQDFTVFGGSLSEAHAGKICKIMDHAMKVGAPVIGLNDSGGARIQEGVDSLAGYAEVFQRNVLASGVIPQISMIMGPCAGGAVYSPAITDFIFMVKDTSYMYVTGPEVVKTVTHETVTHEELGGANTHSTRSGVADGAFENDVEALLSLRRFVDFLPLNNRSECPRRNADDPVDRIEMSLDTLVPSNPNQPYDMKELIHKVVDAGDFFELQPEYAGNIVIGFGRVDGSTVGVVANQPMVLAGCLDIQSSVKAARFVRFCDAFGIPIVTFVDVPGFLPGTTQEYGGIIRHGAKLLYAYAECTVPKVTVITRKAYGGAYDVMASKHLRGDVNLAWPSAEIAVMGSKGAVEIIFRQEMDDPEKIATRTEEYQQTFANPFIAGHRGFIDDVILPRDTRRRVSRSLDMLRGKQLSNPWRKHGNIPL
- the scpA gene encoding methylmalonyl-CoA mutase, with the translated sequence MNDFDIRTLDDWRDLAAQELKSVTAESLCRQTPEGITIKPLYTAADLEDMTQQDSLPGFPPYRRGPRATMYPGRPWTVRQYAGYSTAEESNAFYRRNLAAGQTGLSVAFDLATHRGYDSDHPEVVGDVGQAGVAIDSVEDMKILFDQIPLGDISVSMTMNGAVLPVLAMYAVAAQEQGCDLATLSGTIQNDILKEFMVRNTYIYPPRPSMRIVADIIGFTAQNMPRFNPVSISGYHMQEAGGTCVQELAYTLADGIEYVRAALASGLEIDDFAPRLSFFFCIGMNFFMEVAKLRAARQLWSELVNEHFSPKDPRSLMLRTHCQTSGVSLTSQDPYNNIIRTTIEALAGVLGGTQSLHTNSFDEALALPTDFAARIARNTQLVLREETGVTDVIDPLGGSYYVESLTSSLVHEARKLIDEVEELGGMTEAVSAGLPKLRILEAAARRQARIDQGEEVVVGVNRYQPDEEEAVEILSVDNMAVRDAQLRRLESVRISRDEARCQEALQVLEHAAGDDGQNKNLLACAMDAVRARATVGEISTALENVFGRHRAETMTISGIYGAAVQDDESFSSAQAAVRSFADRVGRQPRLLVAKLGQDGHDRGARVIATAFADLGFDVDIGPLFQTPADAVRQAVENDVHVIGVSSQAAAHRTLIPEVMAELERQSASDIIVVLGGVIPPQDHAEMYKLGVAAIYGPGTHIPTAAQGIVDLLGQRQR